A window of the Thalassophryne amazonica chromosome 11, fThaAma1.1, whole genome shotgun sequence genome harbors these coding sequences:
- the LOC117520825 gene encoding platelet-derived growth factor receptor-like protein gives MPLVKLFGGKGRLVLCILLIGAVMFDFAFCQKEHQIQKNNAGRNPKPSKAKVGKAANKELRAVTTKPKVKVTSETVAQPILTQVLNRGKFKKVGEIISVPAGRTLELRCRGKLVQWSVPSYLEEDNEGRLNFVQNDRYGVLALVNSTGADTGEYTCYPMYCEDTDCRREYDKAARVFVFFPDPQELFVPSSDYYKVIQMRTNWPTLLPCQVTSPGARVTLHREYPPTEVAVNGMEISFNIKKGFTIHRPQRHHAGTLYCVASLGNLRQSSTKYILIYVNYPMAPPAPVIQVSSTSVVLGENLCVSCIVIGEKDVDVNFDWDYPGEPSGRPPYTRESVSHTDGDSSRQKFQSVLLVDEVRDVDQGQYTCTAQNLQGAKSVSTTVTVIPKAKAKKL, from the exons ATGCCATTGGTCAAACTGTTTGGAGGCAAGGGGAGGCTGGTGTTGTGCATATTGCTTATAGGTGCTGTGATGTTCGACTTTG CTTTTTGTCAAAAAGAACATCAAATCCAGAAGAACAATGCAGGAAGGAACCCCAAGCCAAGCAAGGCAAAAGTTGGTAAAGCAGCAAATAAAGAGCTCAGAGCTGTGACAACCAAACCCAAGGTCAAAGTTACATCTGAAACAGTGGCACAGCCCATCCTCACACAG GTGCTAAACAGAGGTAAGTTTAAAAAGGTTGGCGAGATCATAAGCGTGCCGGCTGGACGCACGCTGGAGCTGAGGTGCAGAGGCAAACTTGTGCAGTGGAGTGTCCCATCTTACTTGGAGGAGGACAATGAAGGGAGGCTCAA CTTtgtccaaaatgaccgatatggAGTTTTGGCATTAGTCAACAGTACTGGTGCAGACACAGGGGAGTACACGTGTTACCCCATGTACTGCGAAGACACAGACTGCAGAAGGGAGTATGACAAAGCTGCCAGAGTCTTTGTCTTCTTTCCTG ACCCACAAGAGTTGTTTGTTccatcgtctgactactacaagGTAATCCAGATGCGGACGAACTGGCCAACACTACTTCCATGTCAGGTGACATCACCTGGAGCTCGGGTAACTCTGCACCGAGAGTACCCACCAACAGAGGTAGCTGTAAATGGGATGGAGATCTCCTTTAACATCAAGAAGGGCTTCACTATCCATCGACCGCAGCGTCATCACGCTGGAACTTTGTACTGTGTGGCCAGTCTAGGCAATCTGAGGCAGAGTTCCACTAAGTACATTCTCATCTATGTCAACT ATCCCATGGCTCCTCCTGCCCCGGTGATCCAAGTTTCATCCACCTCAGTGGTTCTTGGAGAAAACCTATGTGTCAGCTGCATTGTGATCGGAGAAAAGGACGTGGATGTTAACTTTGACTGGGATTACCCAGGAGAACCG AGCGGGAGGCCTCCCTACACACGAGAGAGCGTCAGTCACACTGATGGAGATTCATCCAGGCAGAAGTTTCAGTCCGTCCTTCTGGTGGATGAGGTGAGGGATGTGGATCAGGGACAGTACACCTGTACAGCTCAGAATCTGCAGGGAGCCAAATCAGTGAGCACCACTGTTACAGTGATCCCCAAAGCCAAAGCTAAGAAGCTGTGA